One bacterium DNA segment encodes these proteins:
- a CDS encoding DUF1579 domain-containing protein: MRQIAAVAIVVVMALTVSVSAQQAAPSPDSLQKLMATYMELAQPGPEHQLLNDMAGKWNMELTMWPQPGAEPMKSNLTGEFNLILGGRFLQSTSKGKIFGMDSETMQILGFDRRSKKYTLVAFDTQGTYSVSASGTMDPKTSTMTLYGEDVDPLMNMVQKYDFVIKVIDKDTHSWSIIFKNPEMTGGAAEFKMIEILCKRAK, translated from the coding sequence ATGCGGCAGATTGCGGCTGTAGCAATTGTGGTAGTAATGGCATTAACGGTATCGGTGTCGGCGCAACAGGCGGCGCCATCACCGGATTCATTGCAGAAGCTGATGGCGACCTACATGGAACTGGCGCAGCCGGGTCCGGAGCATCAATTACTCAATGACATGGCAGGCAAATGGAACATGGAATTGACAATGTGGCCGCAGCCGGGAGCCGAGCCAATGAAGAGCAATCTCACAGGCGAATTCAATTTGATACTTGGCGGACGATTCCTGCAGTCGACATCCAAAGGCAAGATTTTTGGAATGGACAGCGAGACGATGCAAATCTTAGGATTCGACCGACGCTCCAAGAAATACACATTGGTCGCATTTGACACGCAAGGAACTTATTCGGTTTCGGCGTCAGGGACGATGGATCCCAAGACATCGACGATGACGCTGTACGGTGAAGACGTCGATCCGCTAATGAATATGGTTCAGAAGTATGACTTCGTGATTAAGGTCATCGACAAGGACACTCATTCGTGGTCGATCATCTTCAAGAATCCGGAAATGACCGGCGGCGCAGCAGAATTCAAGATGATTGAAATTCTCTGTAAGCGGGCTAAGTAG
- a CDS encoding glycosyltransferase family 39 protein, producing the protein MKINVLKFEEHFQNRPSLIFLLALAINTIAYLLSHNYIDGDTHSRTIMALNWLKSPFFIYGPNDVTWVFAPLHCYLNAAIISIWHEPTVSPRILSLVLTSLTIFPLYHSVRFEFGVRAAFYSALACCFCTLFIHPAAIAASEGINLFLVFCSIYFFLLYRHSASWRNLFLSAILGMVATMMRYDSGPLISMMTILLVIYAFKDSANQHGTSRTNAVIKAITFGLISHSFALMWVIAQWVNLGHPFHMTVDSLDVNVIKHHLANRGWFGLILYQTAFLPGVMLLSIPFPAFLASAVGLFQTLKKRHFPLLFWLLNAMVIYYLVTFVLTLARYPLARFVTLPTVLFLCFSGIGVSFLVDRLSERTRNSSSQSRLG; encoded by the coding sequence ATGAAAATCAATGTACTCAAATTTGAAGAGCACTTCCAGAATCGGCCATCTCTTATTTTCTTGCTCGCTCTTGCAATCAATACCATAGCGTATTTGCTGTCTCATAACTATATCGACGGCGACACCCATTCACGTACGATAATGGCGCTGAACTGGCTTAAGTCGCCATTCTTCATTTACGGTCCGAATGATGTCACATGGGTATTCGCTCCGCTCCACTGCTATCTAAATGCGGCTATAATCAGCATATGGCACGAACCAACTGTCTCACCGCGAATCCTCTCGTTAGTGCTAACTTCGTTGACCATCTTTCCGCTGTATCATTCCGTTCGCTTCGAATTCGGTGTTCGCGCGGCATTCTACTCTGCTTTGGCTTGTTGCTTCTGCACACTCTTCATTCACCCGGCGGCGATTGCCGCCAGCGAAGGTATCAATCTCTTCTTGGTATTTTGTTCTATCTACTTCTTCCTGCTATATCGTCACTCGGCAAGTTGGCGTAATCTGTTCTTATCGGCAATTTTGGGCATGGTTGCAACAATGATGCGTTACGATAGCGGTCCGCTCATTTCGATGATGACTATTCTACTGGTCATTTACGCATTCAAAGATAGCGCAAATCAGCACGGAACCAGCCGAACAAACGCCGTGATTAAGGCGATTACTTTCGGCCTCATCAGTCACAGCTTCGCTCTTATGTGGGTAATCGCTCAGTGGGTTAACCTTGGACATCCTTTTCATATGACGGTCGATAGTCTTGACGTCAACGTCATTAAGCATCATCTCGCCAACCGAGGATGGTTCGGGCTAATTCTGTATCAAACGGCTTTTCTACCCGGTGTTATGCTATTGAGCATTCCATTTCCGGCGTTCTTAGCTTCGGCCGTCGGCCTTTTTCAAACCCTCAAAAAACGGCACTTTCCGCTTTTGTTTTGGCTCTTGAACGCAATGGTCATTTACTATCTCGTGACATTCGTACTCACATTAGCCCGTTACCCATTGGCTCGATTCGTGACTCTGCCAACTGTTCTATTCCTTTGCTTTTCCGGAATTGGAGTTTCATTCTTGGTTGATCGACTATCAGAAAGAACTCGAAACTCATCATCCCAATCGCGATTGGGATGA
- a CDS encoding GNAT family N-acetyltransferase codes for MGAEIKIISDYREFCGLKAEWNRLLEGSSASSVWLRHEWYDCWWQAFGGGAEMFVAALYREDKLCGALPLMIVPMRIKGIRQRALRFIENGITPRSSFLLPTEPAESLGLLWDEVFRLSGRWDLAVLANFAQGNSGYDEWTAYLRKRGARYVELPERISPYLDLGAGWEAVSGSFGRNLRRNLNRAKAKMEKFELVECASSGDVRAALKQCYEISKISWKGQQGVDMGGNERRIKFYDLITEAAIANGWINIWLLKLGEKYAAFEYAFEAGGYVLPIAADYDPEFRQYSPGTVLRALVLERLCERGMSTYDFAGTIYDYKLYWTKKVRPHSQFWVFHSGLKSRLMYQLKARVLPALERMKAKRAPKEEAEADGDE; via the coding sequence ATGGGCGCTGAGATCAAGATAATTAGCGACTATCGGGAGTTTTGCGGTCTTAAGGCGGAATGGAACAGGCTGCTTGAAGGGAGTTCTGCCTCAAGCGTGTGGCTTCGGCACGAATGGTACGACTGCTGGTGGCAGGCTTTTGGCGGCGGCGCCGAGATGTTTGTTGCGGCGCTGTATCGCGAGGACAAGCTTTGCGGGGCGCTTCCGCTGATGATTGTGCCAATGCGGATCAAGGGGATTCGACAGCGGGCGCTGAGATTCATCGAGAACGGGATCACGCCGCGGTCGAGTTTTCTTCTGCCGACTGAACCGGCGGAAAGTCTGGGGCTGTTGTGGGACGAAGTGTTCCGGCTGTCGGGTCGTTGGGATTTGGCGGTTTTGGCGAATTTTGCGCAGGGCAACAGCGGGTACGATGAGTGGACTGCGTATTTGCGCAAACGGGGCGCGCGCTATGTGGAATTGCCGGAACGGATATCGCCCTATTTGGATCTGGGCGCAGGCTGGGAAGCGGTGTCGGGATCGTTCGGGCGGAACTTGCGGCGGAATCTCAATCGCGCCAAAGCCAAGATGGAGAAGTTTGAACTGGTAGAGTGTGCTTCCAGCGGCGATGTGCGCGCGGCGCTGAAGCAGTGTTACGAAATCAGCAAGATCAGTTGGAAAGGTCAACAAGGGGTTGACATGGGCGGCAACGAGCGGCGAATCAAGTTTTACGATCTGATTACAGAAGCGGCGATTGCGAACGGCTGGATCAATATCTGGCTGTTGAAGCTGGGTGAGAAGTATGCGGCTTTCGAGTATGCGTTCGAGGCGGGCGGATATGTGCTGCCGATCGCGGCGGATTATGATCCGGAGTTCCGGCAATATTCGCCGGGGACGGTGTTGCGGGCGCTGGTGCTGGAGCGTCTTTGCGAGCGCGGCATGAGCACGTATGATTTTGCCGGGACGATTTATGACTACAAGCTTTACTGGACGAAAAAGGTGCGGCCACATTCGCAGTTTTGGGTGTTCCATTCGGGATTGAAATCGCGGCTGATGTATCAACTCAAGGCGCGGGTCCTGCCGGCGCTGGAGCGGATGAAGGCAAAACGGGCGCCGAAAGAGGAAGCGGAAGCCGATGGCGACGAATAA
- a CDS encoding oligosaccharide flippase family protein, translated as MATNKPASFLSQILIYGSGLALNYGIGFILLPIYSRLMPTDQYGTLEILNRTIEIVSLLLLTQYGITYIRFFRDKNDEDYRKRVTSTSMYVVVGIAVLVAAVMAVLRVPLSELLFNTPEFGLYIVLVAVRYVLDMSFVVPFLYFQATEQPKKYIAISTSRFVTTLLLNIAFLTMMDDKVAAVLWAQIVSVAVFALTIGVWVFWKSARVMDKQLTGQILKFTWSFSFLGLYSFVIASGDRFVLNEYCGKSEVGVYSAGYRIAQVLGVLIFSPILRAWSPRMVEQLRSDEGPKQLARLTTYSMLAYCLAGLALSMYARELVWIMVGPDYQACYVIVPVVVLGYLFQGFSSFVDGGIYYSKKTHLKIWHGVTTAVCVGLYFALIPNYCGMGAAWASVGTYFVLAVINWYISIRVYPMRYELGKFVNMTVIAVGLYAANLVIEQNELKYFGEWRIIGQFSFPWLYTLVISFVKLPLLLAFVALVNWLRIVEPKDKERLKDVLRKLKEKVTPGNKPTVANDPNQVV; from the coding sequence ATGGCGACGAATAAGCCGGCCTCGTTTTTGTCGCAGATACTGATTTACGGATCGGGGCTGGCGCTGAATTATGGGATCGGGTTTATACTTCTGCCGATCTATAGCCGCTTAATGCCGACAGACCAGTACGGCACGCTGGAGATTCTCAATCGCACTATCGAAATTGTCTCGCTGTTACTGCTGACGCAGTACGGGATAACCTACATTCGCTTCTTCCGCGACAAGAACGACGAGGACTACCGCAAGCGGGTGACATCGACCTCGATGTACGTGGTGGTGGGGATTGCGGTGCTGGTTGCAGCAGTGATGGCGGTGCTGCGCGTGCCGCTGTCGGAACTGCTGTTTAATACGCCGGAGTTCGGGCTGTATATAGTGCTGGTTGCGGTGCGCTATGTGCTGGATATGAGTTTCGTCGTGCCGTTCCTGTATTTTCAGGCGACGGAACAGCCGAAGAAGTACATCGCGATTTCGACCTCGCGCTTTGTGACGACGCTGCTTCTGAATATAGCATTCCTGACAATGATGGACGACAAGGTTGCGGCGGTGCTGTGGGCACAGATTGTCAGTGTGGCGGTGTTTGCGCTGACAATCGGCGTGTGGGTGTTTTGGAAATCAGCGCGGGTGATGGACAAACAGCTTACCGGGCAGATACTGAAATTTACGTGGTCGTTTTCGTTTCTTGGGCTGTACTCGTTCGTGATTGCATCGGGCGACAGATTTGTATTGAACGAATATTGCGGCAAATCAGAAGTCGGAGTTTACTCGGCGGGCTATCGAATTGCGCAAGTTTTGGGGGTGCTGATTTTCAGTCCGATATTGAGGGCATGGAGTCCGCGCATGGTCGAGCAATTGCGGAGCGACGAGGGTCCCAAGCAGTTGGCGCGGCTGACGACCTATTCGATGCTTGCCTATTGTCTTGCCGGACTGGCGCTGAGCATGTATGCGCGCGAACTGGTGTGGATCATGGTGGGGCCGGATTATCAAGCGTGCTATGTGATCGTGCCGGTGGTGGTGCTTGGCTATCTGTTCCAGGGATTTTCGAGTTTCGTTGACGGGGGAATTTACTATAGCAAGAAGACGCATTTGAAGATTTGGCACGGCGTGACGACAGCGGTGTGCGTTGGGTTGTACTTTGCACTGATACCGAACTATTGCGGTATGGGAGCAGCGTGGGCTTCGGTGGGAACGTATTTCGTGCTGGCAGTGATCAACTGGTACATTTCGATTCGCGTGTATCCGATGCGTTATGAGCTCGGCAAGTTTGTCAACATGACGGTGATTGCAGTGGGTTTGTATGCGGCAAATCTCGTCATTGAGCAGAACGAACTGAAGTACTTCGGCGAGTGGCGAATCATCGGGCAGTTTAGTTTTCCATGGCTGTATACGCTCGTGATTAGCTTCGTGAAGCTGCCGCTGTTATTGGCGTTTGTGGCGCTGGTGAATTGGCTGCGAATCGTCGAGCCGAAGGACAAGGAGCGGCTCAAGGATGTTCTGCGCAAGTTGAAAGAAAAGGTCACTCCGGGCAACAAACCGACAGTGGCAAATGATCCGAATCAGGTCGTTTAA
- a CDS encoding dockerin type I repeat-containing protein, with protein MPITPYTDANLVTEDPFQLGLLELYNSSNELLASAPPVVPVSNEINCVSSGCHSSEQDILDEHENEGGFDPNNTPILCASCHSSNALGTPGQPGLASLSEAIHKQHGDKTNDCYKCHPGPNTQCLRDVMATQHGMVCQDCHGSVTEVGESISDGREPWLEEPSCGSVSCHGANFAEEPGKLFRESRGHGGLFCSACHGEPHAIVASRVDRDNVQNIALQGYAGTLNKCVVCHGVAPTAAGPHGIMAQNCLCGDANNSGDISISDAVYIISFIFSGGPTPALPCLGDADGSGAITISDAVYLIGFIFGGGPTPHCA; from the coding sequence GTGCCGATTACGCCCTACACTGACGCCAATTTAGTGACCGAAGATCCATTCCAGCTCGGGCTATTGGAACTCTACAACTCATCCAATGAACTTCTTGCGAGCGCTCCACCGGTAGTTCCGGTTTCAAACGAAATTAACTGCGTCAGCTCCGGCTGTCACAGCAGCGAGCAGGATATACTCGATGAGCACGAAAATGAAGGCGGTTTCGATCCCAACAATACGCCAATTCTGTGCGCAAGTTGCCACTCTTCGAATGCACTGGGAACACCGGGTCAGCCTGGGCTTGCTTCGTTATCGGAAGCAATCCACAAACAGCACGGCGATAAAACCAACGACTGCTATAAGTGCCATCCCGGCCCAAACACGCAATGCTTGCGCGATGTGATGGCTACACAACATGGAATGGTGTGCCAGGACTGTCACGGTAGCGTTACTGAGGTTGGCGAGAGCATCAGCGACGGCCGCGAGCCATGGTTAGAGGAACCCTCATGCGGATCAGTGAGTTGTCATGGCGCCAATTTCGCTGAAGAACCGGGAAAGCTATTCCGCGAATCGCGCGGACACGGCGGGCTATTCTGCAGTGCGTGCCACGGCGAGCCCCACGCGATTGTTGCAAGCCGTGTCGACCGCGACAATGTTCAGAATATCGCTCTGCAGGGATATGCAGGAACTTTGAATAAGTGCGTCGTTTGTCACGGAGTAGCGCCAACTGCGGCCGGGCCTCATGGTATTATGGCTCAGAACTGTCTCTGTGGTGACGCCAATAACTCGGGAGATATTAGCATTTCGGATGCAGTTTACATCATTAGTTTTATCTTCTCCGGCGGTCCGACCCCGGCATTGCCGTGCCTTGGTGATGCGGATGGTAGTGGCGCGATTACCATTTCCGATGCGGTATATTTGATTGGGTTTATCTTTGGTGGAGGACCCACGCCACATTGTGCGTAA
- a CDS encoding peptide MFS transporter has protein sequence MTTSVNRHPTGFWFVFWGELAERASFYGMKALLVLYMIDELGYSDANSSTVASFFTAACYLLPILGGYIADRWLGKFRTIIYFAVPYIMGHIILGSFNSEVGLYIALALLAGGSGSIKPNISTLMGKMYEEQGKSHLLSQAFSWFYMSINIGAASTMTVLPFIRDHYGYGPAFMAPTIMMVVALAIFYLGKKHYPKEDMRKLAATAMNPQQSHERKATLIRLSGLFLLIVFFWSVFDQSYSTWTLFARDYMLLDTWFGRIPPDAIQGLNPILIVLMSPLFAWLWNKSDSNQSRRLSSPRKMLIGFVLVILCMSLMTIAGYQAMNAKISILWEVGAYVLMTAAELCISAIGLQLAFEEAPDSMKSMITGVFWFTVFLGDILAGLFARVYTQTTPGNFFGMMTIMIVIVTLAFYQVGKRFERTSVSP, from the coding sequence ATGACAACATCAGTTAATCGTCACCCAACCGGATTCTGGTTCGTCTTCTGGGGTGAACTGGCAGAGCGCGCCAGCTTCTACGGCATGAAAGCACTCCTGGTGCTTTACATGATCGATGAACTCGGCTACTCCGACGCCAATAGCTCCACCGTCGCCTCATTCTTCACAGCGGCATGTTATCTCCTGCCGATTCTCGGCGGCTACATCGCCGACCGCTGGCTCGGAAAGTTTCGCACAATAATCTATTTCGCGGTTCCCTACATCATGGGGCACATCATCCTTGGCTCGTTCAATTCCGAGGTCGGCCTCTACATTGCATTGGCCCTTCTTGCCGGCGGCTCAGGTTCGATCAAACCCAATATTAGCACCTTGATGGGGAAGATGTATGAAGAACAGGGCAAGAGCCATCTCTTGTCGCAAGCCTTCTCGTGGTTCTACATGTCGATCAACATCGGCGCTGCTTCGACGATGACAGTTCTGCCGTTTATCCGGGATCATTACGGTTACGGTCCGGCGTTTATGGCGCCGACGATTATGATGGTGGTGGCGCTTGCCATCTTCTATCTCGGGAAGAAGCACTATCCCAAAGAGGACATGCGCAAACTTGCCGCAACGGCGATGAATCCGCAACAAAGCCACGAACGCAAAGCGACCTTGATTCGTTTATCCGGACTCTTCCTGCTTATTGTCTTCTTCTGGTCGGTTTTCGATCAGTCCTATTCGACTTGGACGCTGTTCGCACGCGATTATATGTTGCTCGATACCTGGTTCGGTAGAATTCCACCCGACGCGATTCAGGGGCTTAATCCCATTTTGATAGTGCTCATGTCACCGTTATTCGCATGGCTGTGGAATAAAAGCGATAGTAATCAGTCGCGGCGGCTCTCTTCGCCGCGCAAAATGCTCATTGGCTTCGTGTTGGTGATTCTCTGTATGAGTCTGATGACGATCGCCGGCTATCAGGCAATGAATGCCAAGATTTCAATTCTTTGGGAAGTTGGCGCTTATGTTTTGATGACGGCGGCAGAACTTTGTATCTCGGCGATTGGACTGCAATTGGCGTTCGAGGAAGCTCCCGACAGCATGAAATCAATGATTACCGGAGTGTTCTGGTTCACGGTGTTTCTCGGGGACATACTCGCCGGCTTGTTTGCGCGCGTCTATACACAAACGACGCCCGGCAACTTTTTCGGCATGATGACCATCATGATTGTGATTGTGACCCTGGCTTTCTATCAGGTTGGCAAACGCTTCGAACGAACGAGCGTCAGCCCATAG
- a CDS encoding CoA pyrophosphatase, with product MIDFKESIRTKLAARQRAAISDGNGTPAGVLIPLFERGGKVHILLTLRTNTVASHKGQISFPGGGFEPADSGIRETALRETYEEVGIVPSSVEILGELDDVMAVSNHVVTPVVGVIPFPYRYKISTEEIAEVFEAPLDFFIDTSNCRIETRPYRGKQVPVYFYQYGRHNVWGLTAFIIREFLEICYGVKK from the coding sequence ATGATCGACTTCAAAGAATCGATAAGAACCAAACTTGCTGCCCGCCAGAGAGCAGCCATTAGTGACGGAAACGGCACACCCGCCGGAGTGCTCATCCCGCTCTTTGAACGCGGCGGCAAAGTGCATATTCTGCTCACCCTGCGAACCAATACCGTCGCCTCTCACAAGGGTCAAATCTCATTCCCCGGCGGCGGGTTCGAGCCCGCAGATTCCGGTATCCGCGAAACGGCATTGCGCGAAACCTATGAAGAAGTCGGTATCGTGCCCTCGAGTGTTGAGATTCTTGGAGAACTTGATGACGTCATGGCCGTGAGCAATCATGTCGTGACGCCGGTCGTCGGCGTCATACCATTCCCGTATCGGTACAAGATCAGCACAGAAGAAATCGCTGAGGTCTTCGAAGCGCCTCTGGACTTCTTTATCGATACATCAAACTGCCGTATCGAAACCCGCCCTTACCGTGGCAAGCAAGTACCGGTCTACTTCTACCAATATGGCCGCCACAACGTCTGGGGATTGACCGCCTTTATCATCCGCGAGTTTCTTGAAATCTGCTACGGCGTCAAGAAATAG
- the queG gene encoding tRNA epoxyqueuosine(34) reductase QueG, which translates to MDSTRRTILVKQLAHEYGFDYCGIAKADFLADEAPRLERWLRLGKHGDMAYMNNWFDKRLDPRKLVDGAKSVICLMANYYTEKKQTDPESPKIAKYALGKDYHWVLKQKLSEIVSRLREQFGDFNCRVFVDSAPVLEKAWAARAGLGWVGKNSLLLNPERGSYFFLSEIIVDFDLDYDQPISDLCANCRKCQDACPTGALVEPRILDARRCISYFTIEYRGDLPLAMREKFNNWMFGCDICQDVCPWNRKSRPHSERQFEPTDELLNKSKQDWEEITRDVYNRLFKDTAVTRTRFEGLKRNIEFLAAPTASDMNQSKDDESR; encoded by the coding sequence ATGGACTCAACCCGGCGAACAATTCTTGTCAAGCAATTGGCGCACGAATACGGTTTCGATTATTGCGGTATTGCAAAGGCCGACTTCCTTGCCGATGAAGCCCCTCGCCTTGAGCGATGGCTGCGCTTGGGCAAGCACGGTGATATGGCCTACATGAACAACTGGTTCGACAAACGGCTCGATCCGCGCAAGCTGGTCGATGGCGCCAAATCAGTTATATGTCTGATGGCAAACTACTACACCGAAAAGAAGCAAACCGATCCGGAGTCGCCAAAAATCGCCAAATACGCCCTTGGCAAGGACTACCATTGGGTGCTGAAACAGAAACTCTCGGAAATCGTCAGTCGACTCCGCGAGCAATTCGGCGATTTCAATTGCCGTGTCTTCGTTGACTCAGCCCCGGTACTGGAAAAGGCTTGGGCGGCGCGAGCTGGACTTGGCTGGGTCGGCAAGAACTCGCTCCTGCTCAATCCCGAACGTGGCAGTTACTTCTTTCTCTCCGAGATCATTGTCGATTTTGACTTGGATTACGACCAGCCCATCAGCGATCTTTGTGCCAATTGCCGCAAGTGTCAAGATGCCTGTCCCACCGGCGCTCTCGTCGAACCGCGGATCCTTGATGCCCGTAGGTGCATTTCGTACTTCACCATCGAGTACCGTGGCGACCTTCCGTTGGCAATGCGTGAGAAATTCAACAACTGGATGTTCGGCTGCGATATCTGTCAGGATGTTTGCCCCTGGAATCGCAAGAGCCGGCCGCACTCCGAGAGGCAGTTCGAGCCGACCGACGAGCTTCTCAACAAATCAAAACAAGATTGGGAAGAAATCACCCGCGATGTGTATAATCGCTTATTCAAAGACACCGCTGTCACCCGTACTCGCTTTGAGGGACTGAAAAGAAACATCGAATTCCTCGCGGCTCCGACCGCAAGCGACATGAATCAATCGAAAGACGACGAATCGAGATAA
- a CDS encoding O-methyltransferase — protein sequence MELTNPAINDYLHNLTPPRHAVLAEMEQYAKENKFPIIGPLVGRFLHQLALLTNATRIFEMGSGYGYSAVWFSFALKDGGTVDCTEMDKSNIERGKKYTAAAEVADHITWHQGDALESMEKATGVYDIILNDVDKEQYPRALEIAWPKLRRGGIMVTDNVLWSGRIVEENPPSESTAGILEFNRQSYALPDSMCTVMPIRDGLMLAVKI from the coding sequence ATGGAATTGACGAATCCCGCAATCAACGATTATTTGCACAATCTCACGCCACCGCGACACGCAGTGCTCGCTGAGATGGAACAATATGCAAAGGAGAACAAGTTTCCGATAATCGGGCCACTGGTCGGCCGTTTTTTGCATCAACTAGCACTTCTGACCAACGCAACACGGATTTTCGAAATGGGCTCTGGCTACGGCTACTCTGCCGTCTGGTTTTCTTTTGCGCTGAAAGATGGCGGCACTGTCGACTGTACAGAGATGGACAAATCCAATATCGAACGAGGCAAGAAGTATACCGCTGCTGCCGAGGTTGCCGATCATATCACGTGGCATCAGGGCGACGCTTTGGAATCGATGGAAAAAGCGACAGGTGTCTACGACATAATACTGAATGATGTCGACAAGGAACAATACCCACGTGCGCTTGAAATCGCCTGGCCGAAACTCAGGCGCGGCGGAATCATGGTCACCGACAATGTTCTCTGGAGCGGGAGAATTGTCGAGGAGAATCCACCGTCGGAATCAACTGCCGGAATCTTGGAATTCAACAGGCAATCCTATGCCCTGCCAGATTCTATGTGCACAGTAATGCCGATTCGCGACGGGTTGATGCTTGCTGTGAAGATTTGA
- a CDS encoding DNA alkylation repair protein → MIVQEVVARLHELSDEGHRSRLTRFGIVYQRALGIPVPKLRALAKEVGKDQKLAVALWKTRIHEARILASMVAVPSEITEELLDDWVAQIDSWDICDGFCGGLVDKTPFAVAKAFEWSGREEEFIRRAGFVVIAALAVHDKKATDRSFEQFFPLFLEYASDGRNFVRKAVNWALRETGKRNIRLNKKAIALAERIRKQDTKSARWIAADALRELQSESVQQRLARRSGTK, encoded by the coding sequence GTGATTGTCCAGGAAGTCGTTGCGCGACTACACGAGTTATCGGATGAGGGGCATCGCTCACGGTTGACGCGATTCGGAATTGTCTATCAGCGGGCGCTTGGCATACCGGTGCCGAAATTGCGAGCGCTTGCCAAAGAGGTTGGCAAGGATCAAAAGCTGGCGGTGGCATTGTGGAAGACTCGCATCCACGAGGCGCGGATATTGGCTTCGATGGTGGCAGTACCATCGGAAATTACTGAAGAGCTCCTCGATGACTGGGTGGCTCAGATTGATTCGTGGGATATTTGCGACGGTTTTTGCGGCGGTCTTGTAGACAAAACTCCCTTCGCTGTCGCGAAAGCATTTGAATGGAGCGGACGCGAAGAAGAATTTATCCGGCGAGCAGGGTTTGTGGTGATAGCGGCTTTGGCGGTTCACGACAAGAAGGCCACCGACCGCAGTTTCGAGCAGTTCTTCCCGCTGTTTCTTGAGTACGCGTCGGACGGGCGTAACTTCGTTCGTAAGGCGGTTAACTGGGCGCTTCGCGAAACAGGCAAACGCAATATCAGATTGAACAAGAAGGCGATCGCGCTTGCGGAACGAATTCGCAAGCAGGACACCAAGTCAGCGCGCTGGATCGCCGCCGATGCGTTGCGCGAACTGCAGAGCGAAAGCGTGCAACAGAGGCTGGCGCGGCGGTCGGGTACGAAGTGA
- a CDS encoding thiol-disulfide oxidoreductase DCC family protein: MTDDIRNAGPIVLFDGHCKFCNFWASFLLGANTKGKLKFATLQSKAGSQLLKESGIESSSFDSVVLVHKNQIDTKSTAVLRVLRLLGGIWIVPYVLIVIPRPIRDLVYDFVAKNRYRWFGRREVCRIPTAEERRRFLD, from the coding sequence GTGACCGACGATATAAGGAACGCCGGGCCGATTGTGCTGTTTGACGGTCACTGCAAGTTCTGCAATTTCTGGGCGAGTTTTCTGCTTGGCGCCAACACGAAAGGCAAGTTGAAGTTCGCGACACTTCAATCGAAAGCTGGAAGTCAGCTCCTCAAAGAATCGGGAATTGAGTCGAGCAGCTTCGATTCGGTGGTACTAGTTCATAAGAATCAAATCGATACCAAGTCGACTGCAGTGCTGAGAGTACTGCGGCTGTTGGGCGGAATCTGGATAGTACCCTATGTGCTGATAGTTATCCCTCGTCCGATTCGCGATTTGGTGTATGATTTCGTTGCCAAGAATCGCTATAGATGGTTTGGCAGGCGCGAGGTGTGCCGGATTCCGACCGCCGAAGAACGGCGACGATTCCTTGATTGA